The following proteins come from a genomic window of Macrobrachium nipponense isolate FS-2020 chromosome 18, ASM1510439v2, whole genome shotgun sequence:
- the LOC135197333 gene encoding E3 ubiquitin ligase RNF121-like, with amino-acid sequence MKKMMMIKINGDDDDDDDILQVFEVHGSNTLSFLTFQTDQESLLSEEEKWRLEHLRLHEKHRGHEEMHAEMVLILLAVTVASQIGLVAWKKHHYKSYQLVSMLGVWMIPFILCLHNHWWRFIFIWLLFSSITVIVVKKALERPLDPTTPRQVYKWFLLIYKICCGLGMVGYAIIMFTMMGFNLLFGVKPNVWMDSGLLFIFYGLYYGVLGRDMAEVCADKMASHIGYYTPHGMPTRTLEPGVCAVCGNPQLVPEGEEGIIENTYRLSCGHTFHEFCIRGWCIVGKKQTCPYCKEKKNHFKDYKFVSKDKALERKVKSHEIRTQLTLFHKRSI; translated from the exons AAGTACATGGCTCTAATAcactttcttttttaacttttcagACTGACCAAGAATCATTATTATCTGAAGAGGAAAAATGGCG CTTGGAACACCTTCGTCTCCACGAGAAACACAGGGGTCACGAAGAAATGCATGCAGAAATGGTGCTAATATTATTAGCGGTCACAGTTGCATCACAGATTGGTTTAGTGGCTTGGAAGAAGCACCACTACAAATCTTATCAG CTTGTGAGCATGTTGGGTGTGTGGATGATCCCATTCATCTTATGTCTTCATAATCACTGGTGGCGTTTCATCTTTATATGGCTGTTGTTTTCATCCATAACTGTTATAGTAGTTAAGAAAGCCTTAGAAAGGCCCTTAGATCCTACTACCCCAAG ACAAGTGTACAAATGGTTTCTGCTAATTTACAAGATATGCTGTGGTTTAGGAATGGTGGGCTATGCCATAATAATGTTCACCATGATGGGTTTCAATTTACTATTTGGAGTGAAACCTAATGTTTGGATGGACAGTGGCCTTCTGTTCATCTTTTATGGTCTTTATTATGGTGTCTTAGGCAGAGATATGGCTGAAGTCTGTGCAGATAAAATGGCTTCTCACATTGGG TATTACACTCCACATGGAATGCCAACACGTACGCTTGAGCCTGGTGTATGTGCAGTATGTGGAAATCCTCAACTTGTTCCCGAAGGAGAGGAGGGTATCATAGAGAACACTTATCGGCTTTCATGCGGTCACACTTTTCATGAGTTCTGCATCCGTGGATGGTGTATTGTTGGTAAAAAGCAGACATGTCCGTACTGTAAAGAAAAG AAAAATCACTTTAAGGATTATAAATTTGTATCAAAAGATAAGGCTCTTGAGCGGAAGGTCAAGAGTCATGAAATTAGGACACAATTAACTTTGTTCCACAAAAGAAGCATATGA